A portion of the Thalassotalea sp. LPB0316 genome contains these proteins:
- a CDS encoding BolA family protein, translating to MDADQIKALINNALSLDELHVSFDGSQAKVIAVSDMFSDMSRVKKQQAVLAPLSAAIKDGSIHAVSVKTFTTEQWQRDKMFNLPI from the coding sequence GTGGACGCAGATCAAATTAAAGCGTTAATAAATAACGCCTTATCTCTAGATGAGTTACACGTCAGCTTTGATGGCTCGCAAGCTAAAGTAATTGCTGTCTCTGATATGTTTTCAGATATGTCTCGTGTGAAAAAGCAGCAAGCTGTGCTTGCGCCGCTTAGTGCAGCGATCAAAGATGGCTCGATTCACGCTGTCAGCGTAAAAACCTTTACGACTGAACAATGGCAACGTGATAAAATGTTTAATTTACCTATTTAA